In Triticum urartu cultivar G1812 chromosome 6, Tu2.1, whole genome shotgun sequence, the following proteins share a genomic window:
- the LOC125514943 gene encoding uncharacterized protein LOC125514943 produces MSTPSSPQEEAPISPEVEEAPSSAKVEEQPSSCPMSPASAIAEDLKISDEHTSSRPIFPVAPTPKKIDDITELNIAEDFDNRPSKKAKISESGVLEPSPMSPTMKTSSPCSECFESIMLESDNQMNHDTLPSPPSPSSSTISHVSPLHDVKEPDSHKEIKVDETYDYLPQDYTLTDHDLCAHIAIESSFRKQLLVQIDGSSVLQHQLMCLLDEKEWVNDDVINACICCIKDQIHLQNDNKVYFESPFVTSLFKRDGTIGIQEDSAFMTETVLEYMQPDMIKLPINANNTHWYLAVVNTKKM; encoded by the exons ATGTCGACACCGAGTTCGCCGCAGGAAGAAGCGCCGATTTCGCCGGAGGTAGAAGAAGCGCCGAGTTCGGCGAAGGTAGAAGAACAGCCGTCGAGCTGTCCAATGTCGCCTGCGTCGGCTATAGCAGAA gaccttaagaTCAGCGATGAACATACGTCGAGCCGTCCAATATTTCCTGTGGCACCAACACCAAAG AAAATAGATGACATCACTGAACTGAACATTGCAGAGGATTTTGATAACCGACCTTCCAAAAAGGCAAAAATTTCTGAATCAGGTGTTCTGGAACCATCACCTATGTCACCAACTATGAAAACATCTTCTCCATGTTCAGAGTGTTTTGAATCGATCATGCTGGAATCAGATAATCAGATGAATCATGATACACTACCATCACCTCCATCCCCATCTAGCTCGACAATATCTCATGTTTCTCCATTGCATGATGTTAAGGAACCAGATTCACATAAAGAGATCAAAGTTGATGAGACATATGATTATCTCCCACAAG ACTATACATTGACCGACCATGATCTATGTGCTCATATAGCAATAGAATCATCTTTTAGAAAACAATTGTTGGTTCAGATAGATGGAAGTTCTGTCTTGCAACATCAATTGATGTGCCTGCTAGATGAAAAAGAGTGGGTAAATGATGAT GTGATCAATGCATGTATATGTTGTATAAAGGACCAAATACATCTCCAGAATGATAATAAAGTATATTTTGAGAGTCCATTTGTTACCTCACTATTTAAACGAGATGGCACCATTGGAATACAAGAAGATAGTGCCTTCATGACAGAGACTGTCCTTGAATATATGCAGCCTGACATG ATTAAACTTCCAATAAATGCCAATAACACACATTGGTATTTAGCTGTTGTGAATACAAAAAAAATGTGA